In the Acidimicrobiia bacterium genome, CCCTTCGCCGCCAGGTCGCGCGCGGAGTCGAGCATCCGGTCGAGGTCGTCGTCGGTGTGCGTCGGGCAGTGATGGAAGAGCACGAGCAGGCGGGCTCCGGACTCCTGGGCGACCCGCACCGCGTAGTCGACGGTGCAGTGCCCGAAGTGCCGCTTCACCGCGAACTCCGGTGCGGTGTGCTGCGAGTCGTGGATGAGGACGTCGACGCCGTCGCAGAGCTCGAGCACGCCCTCGGGGACGTGGTCGTCCTGCGCCGGGCGGGTCGAGCAGCCCTGCCCGTGGTCGGAGATGTACGTGACCGCCGCGCCCTCGAGCTCGACCCGGTAGCCGAGGGTCGGGTCGGTGTGGCGGACCCACCGCGACCGGACCTTGGCGCCGTTCACCCCGAAGTCGTCCGACGCGGTGTCGTAGAACGTCACCCGGCCGCCCATGTCGGCCGGCGTGATGGGGAAGTACGGCGGGCGCATCACGTCGGCGAACACGGGCCCGAGCCCGCCCGGCTGCTGCGGCCCGTGCACGTCGAGCTCGGCGTCGGGCCGGAAGGCGGGAGTGAAGAACGGCAGGCCGATGATGTGGTCCCAGTGGAGGTGGGTGAGGAGCGCGGTGGCGAGGTACTGGTGGCTGCGGTTGGCCTCGAGCTCGGCGGCGGCCC is a window encoding:
- a CDS encoding MBL fold metallo-hydrolase gives rise to the protein MSGGVTVTFWGVRGSTPCDGARYARYGGNTSCVSLEAEGHRPLIFDLGTGLREYGEAVTARAAAELEANRSHQYLATALLTHLHWDHIIGLPFFTPAFRPDAELDVHGPQQPGGLGPVFADVMRPPYFPITPADMGGRVTFYDTASDDFGVNGAKVRSRWVRHTDPTLGYRVELEGAAVTYISDHGQGCSTRPAQDDHVPEGVLELCDGVDVLIHDSQHTAPEFAVKRHFGHCTVDYAVRVAQESGARLLVLFHHCPTHTDDDLDRMLDSARDLAAKGGGLEVIAAREGMRLPVASH